Proteins encoded by one window of Thermodesulfobacteriota bacterium:
- a CDS encoding lytic transglycosylase domain-containing protein, with protein sequence MSPNPLKNSSTATLALWLISAVVIFNIYFTQTSVAQKETLPADLEPVVEKSMIPSLFPADLIAFDPVEFLLDDDCNTERFLQPVIQEASERYKVDHAMIRAIIMAESSYNLMAISEKGAEGLMQLMPKTARELGVTDSFNPIQNIHAGARYFKKLLKRFKGDVRLALAAYNAGSRYVREYKGIPPFKATHAYIKKVLQYQRYYRKQPAGNAILTASITRS encoded by the coding sequence ATGAGTCCCAACCCACTTAAAAATTCATCAACAGCAACTTTGGCGTTGTGGCTGATTAGTGCTGTTGTCATCTTTAATATCTACTTTACGCAGACTTCGGTTGCGCAAAAAGAGACTTTACCGGCAGACTTGGAACCGGTGGTTGAAAAAAGTATGATTCCTTCATTATTTCCGGCAGACCTTATCGCCTTTGATCCGGTAGAATTTTTGCTGGATGATGACTGCAACACAGAACGATTCCTACAACCGGTTATTCAGGAGGCATCTGAACGTTACAAGGTGGATCATGCCATGATAAGGGCAATTATAATGGCTGAATCAAGCTATAATCTCATGGCGATATCCGAAAAGGGAGCGGAAGGTCTGATGCAACTCATGCCTAAAACCGCCAGGGAGTTAGGGGTAACAGACAGTTTCAACCCGATACAAAATATTCATGCCGGAGCCAGGTACTTCAAAAAACTGTTGAAACGATTTAAAGGCGACGTTCGCTTAGCGCTGGCCGCTTACAACGCAGGAAGTCGGTATGTCAGGGAGTATAAGGGAATACCCCCATTCAAAGCCACTCATGCCTATATAAAAAAAGTTCTTCAATATCAACGATACTACCGAAAGCAGCCGGCCGGTAATGCAATCTTAACGGCCAGCATCACCCGAAGCTGA
- a CDS encoding CBS domain-containing protein, which yields MKKYLVKDLMVPLSEYATVFEGATLLETLLALEKAQEEFQHTRYSHRAVLILDKNKQVIGKLSQLDFLRVLEQENEHIEEINRINKFGFSPMAIIAYQEKHRAKGAPIDEALLTAAKLKVEDFMRSPSEGEYIKESASLDIAIHQFTTGLHLSLLVTKGRDITGVLRLSDVFAAVFHAMKESDLKK from the coding sequence GTGAAAAAATATCTTGTAAAAGACTTAATGGTTCCACTTTCCGAATATGCAACGGTTTTCGAAGGAGCAACGCTGCTTGAAACCCTTCTTGCCCTGGAAAAAGCTCAGGAAGAATTTCAACACACCAGATACTCTCACCGTGCTGTGTTGATTCTAGACAAGAATAAACAGGTGATCGGCAAACTCAGCCAGTTGGATTTCCTCCGCGTGCTTGAACAGGAAAATGAACATATTGAGGAAATTAACCGCATCAACAAATTTGGTTTCAGTCCAATGGCTATTATCGCATACCAGGAAAAGCACCGGGCCAAAGGCGCTCCCATAGACGAGGCTCTTTTAACTGCAGCGAAGCTTAAGGTGGAAGATTTTATGCGATCTCCTTCCGAAGGCGAATATATTAAAGAGAGTGCATCTTTAGATATCGCCATTCATCAATTTACTACCGGACTTCATTTGTCTCTACTGGTTACAAAAGGGAGGGATATTACAGGCGTTTTGAGATTGTCGGATGTATTTGCTGCGGTTTTTCATGCCATGAAAGAGTCTGATTTAAAGAAATAG
- a CDS encoding AAA family ATPase, which produces MTVKPRYLTENIKEDLNEKMVFLGGPRQVGKTTVATEIIAKSFKSFYYNWDRISDRRAALKGEWPPDSDLIILDEFHKHSKWKTWIKGEYDTCKDQYRFLLTGSARLNIYRRGGDSLQGRYHYYTLHPFSIAELNNLIPDVRPVNKLVFHDKSNREDFSVLYEYGGFPEPLIKQNHRFLRRWHNERTERFFKEDIRDLTLIRNFGNLALLSELLPERTSSILSINSLAEDLQVNFRTVANWLDTFELFYYCFRIPPFQSRKIAAVRKEKKLYLWDWSVIEEDGQKLENFVASHLLKYCNYLYSYEGFKVSLSFLRDSTGREVDFLVSIDNKPWFSVEVKNNDSNISKNLFYFKDKLSIPYNYQVVKKCRNERMYKGIRVMPVDKFLTAFI; this is translated from the coding sequence ATGACGGTAAAACCAAGATATCTTACAGAAAACATTAAAGAAGACCTCAATGAAAAAATGGTTTTTCTCGGTGGTCCCAGACAGGTCGGCAAAACGACGGTGGCCACAGAAATTATCGCCAAAAGCTTTAAAAGTTTTTATTATAACTGGGACAGAATAAGTGACAGGCGTGCCGCCTTAAAAGGAGAATGGCCCCCGGATTCCGATCTGATTATCCTGGATGAATTTCATAAGCATTCCAAATGGAAAACATGGATAAAAGGAGAGTATGACACCTGCAAAGATCAATACCGTTTTCTTTTAACCGGCAGCGCTCGACTGAACATTTACCGCCGCGGAGGAGATTCTCTTCAGGGAAGATATCACTATTACACCTTGCACCCTTTTTCAATTGCAGAGCTAAATAATCTGATTCCTGACGTAAGGCCAGTTAATAAGCTTGTCTTTCATGACAAATCAAACCGGGAAGATTTTTCTGTGCTTTATGAATACGGTGGATTTCCCGAACCTTTAATAAAGCAAAACCATCGGTTTTTAAGAAGATGGCATAATGAAAGAACAGAGAGGTTTTTCAAAGAGGATATTCGTGATTTAACCCTGATCAGGAATTTTGGGAACCTTGCATTGTTATCCGAGCTTCTTCCTGAAAGGACATCTTCAATCCTGTCAATTAATTCGCTGGCGGAAGATCTTCAGGTAAATTTTAGAACTGTTGCAAACTGGCTGGATACATTTGAGTTGTTTTATTACTGCTTCAGGATTCCGCCTTTTCAGTCCAGAAAAATTGCAGCGGTAAGGAAAGAAAAAAAGCTCTATCTGTGGGACTGGTCAGTTATTGAGGAAGATGGGCAAAAACTGGAAAATTTTGTTGCCTCTCACCTATTAAAATATTGCAATTACCTTTATTCTTATGAAGGGTTTAAGGTTTCTTTGTCTTTTTTAAGGGATTCGACAGGTAGGGAAGTTGACTTTTTAGTTTCCATTGACAACAAGCCATGGTTTTCCGTAGAAGTTAAAAATAATGATTCAAACATTTCAAAAAACTTATTTTATTTTAAAGACAAATTATCCATACCTTATAATTACCAGGTTGTGAAGAAATGCAGAAATGAACGTATGTATAAAGGAATAAGAGTGATGCCCGTGGATAAATTCCTTACTGCCTTCATATAG
- a CDS encoding transferase, with translation MKELERLLDRIIQRVNINLRELEFDVNPFVQNLIAPNQMTKFYAFYGITPHHPLNFRFKHSNLAGSYFLGKCRVTNSLLYKSDIRGDELKKKGDLFQYHNFEIPVDRDEEIEIDDSFLVKTLVHNNSHDPETLEKFFIRDTVSTHFANIHGSPIDGAFLGPFATVDLTTMRDCLIGAFSYIQAGEVSHLDIKPGTVWIRYPEEFNFLYRYPVDRLNNYIYFAAGIPPRGIFIDFVEESKEAFQRVFNTVNIEPSVSVPNSASLDRYSVIKPKTHISENVLVAQRAYLENAWLGKGANAQEQCYIINSHLEGFDITAHGAKIIEADLGKNVFVGFNSFLRGRPKSRLTIGQGSIIMPHTIIDIKKPLTIPDAHIVWGLVTNERDLAINSMSMKAFSKIDTPFSKGNMHFEGSGLSFVASFKERIQHILEENGAFFHENSNRGHAQKNQNISFNTIHPYPKGNKEGLYPTILIQP, from the coding sequence ATGAAAGAATTAGAAAGGCTTTTGGACAGGATAATCCAGCGGGTAAATATTAATCTTCGGGAGCTTGAATTTGACGTAAATCCTTTTGTTCAAAACCTTATTGCGCCAAACCAGATGACAAAATTCTATGCATTTTACGGTATTACGCCTCACCACCCATTAAACTTTCGATTTAAGCACTCCAACCTAGCCGGAAGCTATTTCCTGGGAAAATGCCGGGTGACCAACTCACTTCTTTACAAAAGCGACATCCGGGGTGATGAATTAAAGAAAAAAGGCGATCTGTTTCAATACCATAATTTTGAAATTCCGGTTGACAGGGATGAGGAAATTGAAATTGATGACAGCTTTCTCGTCAAAACCCTTGTCCATAATAATTCGCATGACCCGGAAACACTAGAAAAATTTTTTATCAGAGACACGGTATCCACCCATTTTGCGAATATCCACGGCTCTCCTATTGACGGAGCATTCCTGGGACCATTTGCAACGGTGGACCTCACTACAATGCGGGATTGCCTGATCGGAGCGTTTTCATACATACAGGCAGGAGAGGTCAGCCACCTGGATATCAAACCTGGAACGGTATGGATACGTTATCCCGAAGAGTTCAATTTCTTGTACCGGTATCCTGTTGACCGGTTGAACAATTATATCTATTTTGCAGCAGGCATTCCACCCCGGGGTATATTTATCGACTTTGTTGAAGAAAGTAAGGAAGCCTTTCAGCGGGTTTTTAACACAGTCAATATAGAACCGTCCGTATCGGTTCCAAACAGCGCTTCCCTTGACCGTTATTCAGTAATAAAACCCAAAACCCATATCAGTGAAAATGTGCTGGTCGCCCAACGTGCTTATCTTGAAAATGCATGGCTCGGTAAAGGAGCTAATGCACAGGAGCAGTGCTATATCATCAACTCACACCTGGAAGGGTTTGATATCACTGCCCATGGCGCAAAAATTATTGAAGCTGATTTGGGAAAAAATGTATTCGTCGGGTTTAACAGTTTCTTAAGGGGCCGGCCGAAATCCCGATTGACCATCGGACAGGGCAGCATCATTATGCCGCATACCATCATAGATATCAAAAAGCCCCTGACCATCCCGGATGCTCATATCGTCTGGGGTCTGGTAACAAATGAGCGAGACCTTGCAATCAACAGTATGTCCATGAAGGCCTTTTCAAAGATCGACACTCCTTTTTCCAAAGGGAATATGCATTTTGAAGGCAGTGGACTCAGCTTTGTTGCGTCATTCAAAGAACGGATTCAACACATTTTGGAAGAAAACGGTGCTTTCTTCCACGAAAACTCAAATCGAGGACATGCCCAGAAAAACCAGAATATTTCGTTCAACACGATCCATCCCTATCCGAAAGGTAATAAAGAGGGATTGTATCCAACCATTCTTATTCAGCCCTGA